One window of Vitis riparia cultivar Riparia Gloire de Montpellier isolate 1030 chromosome 5, EGFV_Vit.rip_1.0, whole genome shotgun sequence genomic DNA carries:
- the LOC117914447 gene encoding probable beta-D-xylosidase 5: protein MAKSFTRLFFSLSILAIAFLAVSTARYTPRPNSRFLSQAFDVPGNYTYVCDASRFAALGLDMKDFVYCDSSLPYDVRVKDLVDRITLEEKARNVIDVASGVPRIGLPPYKWWSEALHGVANVGSATFFDEVVPGATSFPNVILSAASFNQSLWKTLGQVVSTEARAMYNLGHAGLTFWSPNINVARDPRWGRILETPGEDPLTVGVYGVNYVRGLQDIEGTENTTDLNSRPLKIASSCKHFAAYDLDQWFNVDRRHFDAKVSEQDMTETFLRPFEMCVKEGDTSSVMCSFNNINGIPPCADPRFLKGVIREQWNLHGYIVSDCWAIDTIVQDQKFLDVTSEEGVALSMKAGLDLECGHYYNDSLATAVREGRVSEHDVDKSLSYLYVVLMRVGFFDGIPSLASLGKKDICNDEHIELAREAARQGIVLLKNDNETLPLKPVKKLALVGPHANATVAMIGNYAGIPCHYVSPLDAFSELGDVTYEVGCADVKCHNDTHVYKAAEAAKNADATIILVGTDLSIEAEERDREDLLLPGYQTEMVNQVTDLSTGPVILVVMCGGPIDISFAKNNPKIAAILWAGFPGEQGGNAIADIVFGKYNPGGRSPITWYENGYVGMLPMTSMALRPIESLGYPGRTYKFFNGSTVYPFGYGLSYTNFSYSLTAPTRSVHISLTRLQQCRSMAYSSDSFQPECPAVLVDDLSCDESFEFEVAVKNVGRMDGSEVVMVYSSPPSGIVGTHIKQVIGFERVFVKVGNTEKVKFSMNVCKSLGLVDSSGYILLPSGSHTIMAGDNSTSVSFPFQVNYHN from the exons ATGGCAAAGAGTTTCACccgtttgtttttctctctatCTATCCTCGCCATTGCTTTCTTGGCTGTTTCCACAGCAAGATACACACCCAGGCCCAACTCCAGGTTTCTATCACAGGCCTTTGATGTGCCTGGGAACTACACTTATGTCTGTGACGCGTCAAGGTTCGCTGCACTAGGTCTTGATATGAAGGACTTTGTGTATTGTGATTCTTCACTTCCATATGATGTCAGGGTAAAGGACTTAGTTGATCGAATCACGCTAGAAGAAAAAGCAAGGAATGTTATAGATGTAGCTTCTGGGGTGCCAAGGATAGGATTACCTCCTTACAAATGGTGGTCAGAGGCGCTGCATGGAGTCGCAAACGTTGGTTCGGCGACCTTCTTCGATGAGGTTGTCCCAGGCGCAACAAGCTTTCCAAATGTTATACTCTCCGCTGCTTCATTCAATCAATCACTATGGAAGACTCTTGGCCAG GTTGTTTCGACGGAAGCAAGAGCGATGTACAATTTAGGGCATGCGGGGTTGACGTTTTGGAGTCCAAACATCAATGTAGCGCGAGATCCAAGATGGGGAAGGATCCTAGAGACACCGGGGGAAGATCCTCTCACTGTTGGCGTGTATGGGGTTAACTACGTTAGAGGTCTTCAGGATATTGAGGGGACGGAGAACACCACAGATTTGAACTCTAGGCCTCTAAAGATCGCCTCCTCCTGCAAGCATTTTGCTGCTTATGATCTTGATCAGTGGTTTAATGTTGACAGACGCCATTTTGATGCAAAG GTGTCGGAGCAAGATATGACGGAAACGTTTCTTCGTCCTTTTGAGATGTGTGTTAAAGAGGGTGATACCAGCAGTGTTATGTGCTCCTTCAATAATATCAATGGAATCCCTCCTTGTGCTGATCCAAGATTCTTGAAAGGGGTTATAAGAGAACAATGGAATCTTCATGG GTATATAGTATCAGATTGTTGGGCCATTGATACCATTGTGCAAGACCAGAAATTCCTTGATGTCACAAGTGAGGAAGGTGTTGCATTGAGTATGAAAGCAG GTTTGGATTTGGAATGTGGGCATTACTACAACGATTCCCTTGCTACAGCAGTGAGGGAAGGGAGAGTCAGTGAGCATGACGTCGACAAGTCCCTGAGTTACCTCTATGTCGTGCTGATGAGGGTCGGATTCTTTGATGGCATCCCGTCTCTTGCTTCTCTTGGGAAGAAGGATATCTGCAATGATGAACACATCGAGCTGGCCAGGGAAGCCGCGAGACAAGGCATTGTTCTTCTGAAGAACGATAATGAGACTTTGCCGCTGAAACCTGTAAAGAAGCTGGCTTTGGTTGGGCCTCATGCCAATGCCACTGTAGCTATGATTGGAAATTATGCAG GGATCCCATGCCATTATGTGTCTCCTCTTGATGCCTTCTCTGAGCTTGGAGATGTGACATATGAAGTAGGATGTGCTGATGTTAAATGTCATAATGACACCCACGTCTACAAGGCTGCAGAAGCTGCGAAAAATGCTGATGCTACTATTATTCTGGTGGGTACTGATTTATCCATTGAGGCTGAGGAGAGGGACAGAGAGGATCTCCTCCTTCCAGGCTACCAAACTGAGATGGTCAACCAAGTGACTGATCTCTCCACTGGTCCTGTAATTCTTGTAGTAATGTGTGGTGGCCCTATTGACATTTCCTTTGCTAAGAACAACCCTAAGATCGCAGCCATCCTGTGGGCTGGTTTTCCGGGTGAGCAAGGCGGCAATGCTATTGCAGACATTGTTTTTGGGAAGTACAATCCTG GGGGAAGATCGCCAATCACATGGTATGAAAATGGTTATGTTGGCATGCTGCCCATGACCTCCATGGCACTAAGGCCAATCGAGAGCTTAGGCTATCCAGGGAGAACATACAAATTCTTCAATGGTTCCACTGTCTATCCCTTTGGCTATGGCTTGAGCTACACCAACTTCTCCTACTCCCTAACAGCCCCCACAAGGTCGGTCCACATTAGCCTGACCAGGTTGCAACAGTGCCGGAGCATGGCTTACAGCAGTGATAGCTTCCAGCCAGAATGCCCAGCAGTCCTAGTTGACGATTTGAGCTGTGATGAAAGTTTTGAGTTTGAGGTTGCAGTGAAGAATGTGGGAAGGATGGATGGAAGTGAAGTTGTGATGGTCTACTCAAGCCCTCCATCAGGGATTGTCGGAACTCATATTAAGCAAGTGATCGGATTTGAGAGAGTGTTTGTGAAGGTAGGAAATACAGAGAAGGTGAAGTTTTCCATGAACGTTTGCAAGAGTTTGGGCCTTGTTGATAGTAGTGGTTATATCCTATTGCCTTCTGGTTCCCACACCATCATGGCTGGAGACAATTCAACTTCAGTCTCATTTCCCTTTCAAGTGAACTACCATAATTAG